The Arenicella xantha genome window below encodes:
- the zorA gene encoding anti-phage ZorAB system protein ZorA codes for MNWFIDFTLSLLSGLRADFLSSADSITAWCEFLIIILFLVAILKVISGTFSGWTATNQYLNAIKDLDERNLVQTRQTIKRNLGEKYRSLWNEFDESLVLTGEEKNRLGNTIDAVHFFNMENIAPVFINSRFVKATPGLLTGIGVLGTFAGLWFGLKGINVGGGNAEELRGGINVMIAGASSAFFTSIWGVGASLLFSVIEKPCESVVRRQILKLRNKIDFLYPRVTSEESLASIDRTLTSSHIALKTLAEQIGDRMQEVMSEATDSMSNAIVEGLSGVAPVMEQLTNGARESSEKVLEALLEKFLEKVGNAGQAQQHLMQESSIALSSSIETVTRDLKNTVTAMSTDIARLSASQTSAIGSSASALTDTAAEVKSAIIEAGNHQVSTTLEATQGFNSASDSIASNMQKMSEKISNMMQLAEAREQARLQGTTDAITQVNQNQQVAVEQLLIVRESFNDLIKAHEAAALEMRVTIEKMREVSGDFSDTSGALKDASSHLGRDIKNATTLALEVVENSKEVSTLLASLPPAFERTSLSLSDTSSALGETVVDAKQGFDHVRESIKDYQESLIDHVKEIEEKMAELLNEYAASTSASVEKRMSEWNTQTETFTDNMLSAMNALQGVVDQMDRVTKSKN; via the coding sequence TTGAACTGGTTTATTGATTTTACATTGAGCCTTCTAAGTGGGTTGAGGGCTGATTTTTTAAGCAGCGCAGATTCTATTACAGCATGGTGTGAATTTCTGATCATCATCTTATTTTTGGTGGCTATCTTAAAAGTTATTAGTGGAACATTCAGCGGTTGGACAGCAACAAACCAATATCTAAATGCCATTAAAGACCTCGATGAGCGGAATCTCGTCCAAACAAGGCAAACAATAAAGCGTAATCTGGGTGAAAAATATAGATCACTTTGGAATGAGTTTGATGAATCTCTTGTATTAACCGGAGAAGAAAAAAACCGCTTGGGCAACACTATTGACGCCGTGCATTTCTTCAATATGGAGAACATTGCGCCAGTATTTATAAATAGCCGCTTTGTCAAAGCAACCCCAGGCTTACTAACTGGAATTGGAGTATTGGGGACTTTTGCTGGTCTATGGTTTGGCTTAAAGGGAATCAATGTTGGCGGAGGCAATGCAGAAGAACTCCGTGGCGGCATTAATGTAATGATCGCTGGAGCAAGCTCCGCATTTTTCACATCAATTTGGGGGGTCGGCGCTAGCCTACTTTTTAGCGTAATTGAGAAACCTTGTGAGTCAGTTGTTCGTAGACAAATACTAAAACTAAGGAATAAAATAGATTTCTTATACCCAAGAGTTACTTCTGAAGAGAGCTTAGCGAGTATAGACAGAACGTTGACTAGCTCTCATATTGCGTTAAAAACACTTGCCGAGCAGATAGGCGACCGCATGCAAGAAGTGATGTCTGAAGCAACCGACTCAATGAGCAACGCAATTGTCGAGGGGCTGTCTGGTGTTGCACCAGTAATGGAACAGTTGACTAACGGCGCCAGAGAGTCATCTGAAAAAGTACTTGAAGCGCTGCTTGAGAAATTTCTTGAGAAAGTCGGCAATGCTGGTCAAGCTCAACAACATCTCATGCAAGAAAGCTCAATCGCCCTGTCATCGTCGATTGAAACCGTAACACGTGATCTCAAAAATACAGTCACAGCGATGTCAACCGACATTGCCAGACTAAGTGCTTCACAAACATCTGCAATAGGCAGCAGCGCAAGCGCATTAACGGACACAGCAGCAGAGGTGAAGTCTGCAATTATTGAAGCTGGCAACCATCAAGTTAGCACCACATTAGAGGCGACTCAGGGCTTCAACTCCGCCTCCGACTCAATCGCTTCGAACATGCAAAAAATGTCCGAAAAAATCTCCAATATGATGCAACTTGCAGAGGCCAGAGAACAAGCTCGATTGCAAGGAACAACGGACGCAATCACCCAAGTGAACCAAAATCAACAGGTGGCGGTGGAGCAACTCCTAATAGTTAGAGAGTCGTTTAATGATTTAATAAAAGCGCATGAAGCGGCCGCCCTTGAAATGAGAGTCACAATTGAAAAAATGCGTGAAGTATCCGGTGATTTTTCTGACACAAGTGGAGCACTAAAGGATGCTAGTAGCCATCTGGGCCGAGATATCAAAAACGCTACAACGCTTGCCCTTGAGGTTGTTGAAAACTCAAAAGAGGTTTCGACTCTTTTAGCTAGTTTACCACCAGCTTTCGAACGCACCTCTTTATCACTTTCAGACACTTCGAGCGCATTAGGAGAAACCGTAGTCGACGCCAAGCAAGGGTTCGATCATGTGCGAGAGTCGATCAAAGATTATCAAGAATCACTCATCGATCACGTTAAGGAGATCGAAGAAAAGATGGCTGAGTTACTTAATGAATATGCAGCGTCGACGTCAGCATCGGTTGAAAAGCGAATGTCTGAGTGGAATACGCAAACAGAGACCTTTACCGACAATATGCTGTCTGCAATGAATGCTTTACAAGGTGTTGTAGATCAAATGGATAGAGTCACCAAATCTAAAAACTAA
- a CDS encoding restriction endonuclease subunit S, whose product MAGKYQGYPEYKNIGSKWVPEIPVHWEPILFKRIVNEIKDGTHGTHVRVNDGLPFLSAKNVLHKGIEITESESMISEKDHQEITGNGFPRKGDLLITCVGTIGRTCVYEFDVPYAFQRSVAFLRLSKLADPKFYKYFVESKTYQSQLEAQSKASAQSGVYMGDLVSTSTVLAPIDEQQKIANFLDHETAKIDTLIEKQKRLIKLLKEKRLALVDIASKGAELVRLENCSDLIAREVVCIDDEFYTPIGLYNKGRGLFHKDPTLGKELGDSDFFYIEDNDLIFSGQFAWEGAVALTDEKDRGCIASHRYPVIKGNDGILDTAYLWAFFTSQKGAFLMNECSRGAAGRNRPLNISYLMKEKIPVPSMIQQLAISRLVWSERKIEERIKKVISTLNEKRTSLISAVVTGKIDVRNWQAPE is encoded by the coding sequence ATGGCGGGGAAATATCAGGGGTATCCTGAGTATAAGAATATAGGCTCAAAATGGGTGCCTGAAATTCCAGTGCATTGGGAGCCAATTTTATTTAAGCGAATTGTGAATGAAATAAAAGATGGTACGCATGGAACTCATGTCAGGGTTAATGATGGTTTGCCATTTTTAAGCGCCAAAAATGTATTACACAAAGGCATTGAAATCACTGAGTCTGAAAGCATGATTTCAGAAAAAGATCATCAAGAAATTACAGGGAATGGTTTTCCTAGGAAGGGGGATTTATTAATAACTTGTGTCGGAACAATCGGCCGCACTTGTGTTTACGAGTTTGACGTGCCTTATGCATTCCAGCGGAGCGTTGCATTTCTTCGATTGTCAAAACTGGCAGATCCAAAGTTCTATAAGTATTTTGTTGAGTCGAAGACTTATCAATCTCAATTGGAAGCACAATCTAAAGCGAGTGCGCAAAGTGGGGTATATATGGGCGATCTTGTTAGCACCTCAACAGTTCTGGCACCAATTGACGAACAGCAAAAAATCGCCAACTTCCTCGACCACGAAACCGCCAAAATCGACACCCTGATCGAAAAGCAAAAACGGCTGATCAAACTGCTAAAAGAAAAACGCCTTGCGTTAGTTGATATAGCATCAAAGGGCGCTGAGCTCGTCAGATTGGAGAATTGCTCTGACCTTATTGCCAGGGAAGTCGTTTGCATTGATGATGAATTTTATACGCCGATAGGGCTATACAATAAAGGTAGAGGGCTTTTCCACAAAGATCCAACTTTAGGAAAAGAGCTTGGGGACTCGGATTTTTTTTACATTGAAGATAATGATCTGATTTTTAGTGGGCAGTTTGCCTGGGAAGGTGCTGTTGCGCTAACTGATGAGAAGGATAGAGGATGTATCGCATCACATCGTTACCCTGTAATCAAAGGAAACGATGGCATTTTGGATACCGCATACCTTTGGGCATTTTTCACTTCTCAGAAAGGGGCGTTTCTGATGAATGAATGCTCGAGAGGGGCAGCGGGCAGAAACAGACCTCTCAATATAAGCTACCTGATGAAAGAAAAAATTCCGGTGCCTTCAATGATACAACAATTGGCAATTTCGCGATTAGTGTGGAGTGAAAGGAAGATTGAGGAAAGAATAAAAAAAGTGATTTCTACGCTAAATGAAAAACGCACTTCCTTAATTTCAGCTGTAGTCACTGGAAAAATAGACGTCCGAAACTGGCAAGCCCCAGAGTAG
- a CDS encoding DUF262 domain-containing protein: MEARNRPLKDWFSEIRNGYLALPRFQRHEAWSHKQVGALLDTVLNQLPAGAVLTLDVGDKKPFISRAVVGAPDLHDKETAYLLDGQQRLTALWRSLHDGYENRNFFVKVSDDGSFSTESVGRWLHKSNKVYPLWADEAKEQWSRNLIPLTLLCPNLENGTKVNDWAKSAGSNSDEVLELVSLVGTLKELISSFNIPFLSLKKETSKDVALDVFIKMNTSSSPLTAYDIVVAQVEAGTGQSLHDLVDEVKEAAPFAENYLHPADWALAVGALLQDKTTTKSVYLEPDFSAALIKNWEDVKRGIRRATEFLREQHIYDNQRLATDVVLYPLAALWSKVSDGGDSEGEARVILKKYLWRAFFTERYEKTSATRALVDFKDLSNLLKGESVKSPIIFDSTLFPLPEQEELKTAGWPKRRDRLPRAMLALSLNSGAFDFADGSQLSSENIGKREYHHLFPDAWLTSRGVESNEIYLALNCALVTWKTNRTMAAKAPSVYMEERMKVGSDEIMRRLNAHYIPMKELMLDDYETFLDARATEMHKAILKVCE, translated from the coding sequence ATGGAAGCAAGAAATAGACCACTAAAGGATTGGTTTTCTGAAATCAGGAATGGATACTTAGCGTTGCCGCGCTTTCAAAGGCATGAAGCTTGGTCACATAAACAAGTCGGCGCATTGCTAGATACAGTGTTGAACCAATTACCGGCAGGAGCTGTTTTAACGTTAGACGTAGGAGACAAGAAACCGTTTATATCGCGTGCTGTTGTGGGAGCGCCTGACTTACATGACAAAGAGACCGCGTATTTGTTAGACGGGCAACAACGTTTAACGGCGCTATGGCGAAGCCTGCATGATGGCTATGAAAATAGGAATTTTTTCGTCAAAGTGAGTGATGACGGCTCGTTCAGCACTGAATCTGTAGGACGTTGGTTGCATAAATCAAACAAGGTTTATCCTTTGTGGGCGGATGAAGCAAAAGAGCAATGGAGTCGCAATCTAATCCCTTTAACGTTGCTGTGCCCTAATCTTGAAAATGGGACAAAAGTTAACGATTGGGCTAAATCAGCCGGCAGCAACTCTGACGAAGTTCTAGAATTGGTCAGCTTAGTTGGAACACTCAAAGAATTGATCTCTAGCTTTAATATTCCTTTTTTATCTCTGAAGAAAGAGACAAGTAAAGACGTAGCGTTAGATGTTTTTATAAAAATGAATACATCGTCTTCTCCACTAACAGCCTACGACATTGTGGTAGCTCAAGTTGAAGCGGGTACTGGGCAATCTTTGCATGATTTAGTGGATGAGGTTAAAGAGGCCGCACCATTTGCTGAAAACTATCTTCATCCTGCTGACTGGGCTTTAGCGGTCGGGGCTTTGTTACAAGATAAGACAACGACTAAATCTGTTTATCTAGAACCGGATTTCAGCGCTGCCTTAATCAAAAACTGGGAAGACGTTAAACGCGGCATTCGCAGAGCGACCGAGTTTTTGAGGGAGCAACATATTTATGATAATCAGCGGCTCGCAACAGATGTGGTTCTCTACCCGTTGGCGGCACTATGGTCTAAGGTTAGTGACGGCGGAGACTCGGAGGGAGAAGCCCGAGTAATATTAAAGAAATATTTGTGGCGTGCGTTTTTTACTGAGAGGTATGAAAAAACATCGGCCACAAGAGCCTTAGTTGACTTTAAAGATCTTTCAAACTTACTAAAAGGTGAGAGCGTAAAAAGTCCTATCATTTTCGATAGCACACTATTCCCTCTACCTGAACAAGAGGAACTAAAAACTGCAGGTTGGCCTAAACGACGCGATCGCCTACCTAGGGCGATGCTAGCGTTGAGTCTCAATAGTGGTGCGTTTGATTTTGCTGATGGGAGCCAACTATCGTCTGAGAACATTGGTAAGCGAGAGTATCACCACTTATTTCCTGATGCGTGGCTAACAAGTAGAGGAGTTGAGTCTAACGAAATTTACCTCGCTCTAAATTGTGCGCTTGTTACATGGAAAACCAACCGCACGATGGCAGCGAAGGCACCTTCGGTTTATATGGAGGAAAGAATGAAAGTAGGCTCTGATGAAATAATGAGAAGGCTCAACGCTCACTACATTCCCATGAAAGAATTAATGTTAGACGACTACGAAACTTTTTTGGATGCGAGAGCTACTGAAATGCATAAAGCAATTTTAAAAGTTTGCGAGTAA
- a CDS encoding OmpA/MotB family protein, producing MAVRTYRKSTENEEENPYWVSFSDIMAGLLVLFILAALALILELMATKIRVSQSLQELVKAESVRADILREVREELAKANIVVEIGDNDTVLRIPESTLTFKTNRFEIPDNVELRNRVRAIGSVLSQAIRKENRWGYLDTIFVEGHTDIRPSNRNMGNWGLSTFRAASVWLFWEESLDNNSKLSSLMNHSNAPLFSVSGYGETRPTQKIQQTNEQLRQNRRIDLRITVKRPKSEDIRNILNEFSKG from the coding sequence TTGGCCGTCAGAACATACAGAAAAAGTACGGAAAATGAAGAAGAGAACCCTTACTGGGTGTCATTTTCAGACATTATGGCGGGCCTATTAGTCTTATTCATATTAGCCGCGTTAGCTCTCATCTTAGAATTAATGGCCACTAAGATTCGAGTAAGTCAAAGCCTCCAAGAACTCGTAAAGGCTGAGAGCGTGCGTGCAGATATTTTGCGTGAAGTCAGAGAGGAATTAGCAAAAGCCAATATTGTGGTTGAAATTGGTGATAATGATACCGTTTTACGTATTCCTGAGAGCACCCTTACGTTTAAAACCAATAGGTTTGAAATCCCCGACAATGTTGAACTAAGAAACAGGGTTCGAGCAATAGGTTCGGTGCTTTCTCAAGCAATTCGAAAAGAAAACAGATGGGGATATCTTGATACTATCTTTGTAGAAGGTCACACCGATATTCGACCAAGCAATCGAAATATGGGTAACTGGGGCTTGTCTACTTTTCGTGCGGCTTCAGTCTGGTTGTTTTGGGAGGAATCGCTAGATAACAATAGCAAGCTAAGCTCATTAATGAACCACAGCAATGCTCCTCTATTTTCTGTGAGCGGGTATGGAGAAACACGCCCCACACAAAAAATACAACAGACAAATGAGCAGCTTAGACAGAATCGACGAATAGACTTGAGGATTACCGTTAAACGCCCAAAGAGCGAAGATATCAGAAACATTCTCAATGAATTCAGCAAAGGTTAA
- a CDS encoding EH signature domain-containing protein, producing the protein MPLPTSLWKGSNVIEETWSSFAFDKLKKNEKKLVALAQSAGQGSDRYKAARSELERHIAHGLDNHLHIKIVSFFHAKAILDIIREAESLTNIQLDTNLIQSLKLDEDTISKITLLNLISVYFEKYDSIRQQGNILHLSVFIAESLKILNESQNVTQLSKFKAQSSVLFNSDAPKMIVQRAIDQDIELTAVFKEMGLRHVISGEFTQLCSSLYYLEKLQTIPLGEPHRVLEEVCSESVSKLSIDEHKRVGHAALEILIERSSASGISEFWLDTILSIASDPRVLKTSESYQRWWAHLDQNLVAKVRGWMSKVDLKLFLDILEQSATDEDMRRMYADRKTVIEGLDKLGVIDESRLFLSRQAELHLKRMKDLDRLPNYKKVNDAKTSMIYLKIGSKHIIEGTHSFKLKVMDQVPSKLPIMDFSKSAVDLSDFRGQGFKTMWIKEFATKLGYIEKTHAVNLSWVNDLLEELRKANIDVTEADIVPREKMQWFIRKYGKRSRLRGIWQ; encoded by the coding sequence ATGCCATTGCCTACGTCACTCTGGAAAGGTAGTAATGTCATCGAAGAAACATGGTCGAGTTTTGCCTTTGATAAGCTTAAGAAAAATGAAAAAAAACTAGTCGCTCTCGCCCAATCAGCTGGACAAGGTTCAGACAGATACAAAGCAGCGAGGAGCGAATTAGAACGGCATATAGCCCACGGGCTTGATAACCATCTACACATTAAAATTGTCAGCTTTTTTCATGCCAAGGCCATTTTGGACATCATTAGAGAGGCTGAGTCACTCACAAATATACAACTCGACACGAACCTCATTCAGTCTCTTAAACTAGATGAAGACACAATAAGTAAAATCACATTATTAAATTTGATAAGTGTCTATTTCGAAAAGTACGATTCAATACGACAGCAAGGGAACATACTCCATTTAAGCGTTTTTATTGCTGAGAGCTTAAAGATCTTGAACGAGAGCCAGAACGTTACGCAGCTTTCAAAATTTAAGGCGCAGTCATCTGTGCTTTTCAATAGTGACGCGCCCAAGATGATCGTTCAACGAGCTATCGACCAGGATATTGAGTTGACCGCTGTTTTCAAAGAAATGGGACTGAGACACGTAATTTCTGGCGAGTTCACTCAACTCTGTTCAAGTTTGTACTATCTAGAAAAGCTGCAGACCATACCTCTGGGAGAGCCACACAGAGTATTAGAAGAAGTGTGTAGTGAATCCGTCAGTAAATTATCTATCGACGAACATAAAAGAGTTGGTCATGCGGCCTTAGAAATATTAATCGAGCGATCAAGTGCATCAGGTATTTCAGAGTTTTGGCTTGATACGATCTTATCTATTGCAAGCGACCCGAGAGTGCTAAAGACATCTGAAAGCTATCAGCGATGGTGGGCTCATCTCGACCAGAATTTAGTTGCTAAGGTTCGCGGTTGGATGTCAAAAGTTGATCTAAAATTGTTTTTGGATATTTTAGAGCAAAGTGCAACGGATGAAGACATGCGACGCATGTATGCCGATAGAAAAACCGTAATAGAAGGGTTAGATAAGTTAGGCGTGATCGATGAATCGAGATTATTTCTGAGTCGACAGGCAGAGCTCCACCTAAAAAGGATGAAAGACTTAGACCGTTTGCCGAACTATAAAAAAGTCAACGACGCGAAAACCTCCATGATTTATCTAAAAATTGGTTCAAAGCATATTATTGAGGGAACACACAGCTTTAAGCTTAAGGTAATGGATCAAGTCCCATCCAAGTTGCCGATTATGGACTTTTCTAAGTCGGCAGTGGACCTTTCTGATTTCAGAGGGCAAGGATTTAAAACTATGTGGATAAAGGAATTTGCTACGAAGCTGGGGTATATAGAAAAAACTCACGCAGTAAATTTAAGCTGGGTCAACGACCTTTTAGAAGAGTTGAGAAAAGCGAATATCGATGTAACAGAAGCCGATATTGTACCGCGTGAGAAAATGCAATGGTTTATCCGAAAATACGGTAAACGGTCACGTTTACGAGGAATCTGGCAGTGA
- a CDS encoding Fic family protein: protein MSDSILNLTPFVPSDIALQASSLPDQATQLNRLSAQLTGRLAKPAQATLERYMRVINSYYSNLIEGNATRPHEIRAAHSGQYSSDPAKRDLQKESVAHMAVQQWLQNQSPDLTEVFSPSFIKQVHARFYQQLPESLWDVKDQQGQVLGRVVPGEWRSQPVIVGRHVPPKANDISALISSFSDTYGSGRFKGDQRLIAIMAAHHRFAWIHPFLDGNGRVGRLITDAALKAAGLESYGVWCLSRGLAKRTGDYKQLLASADITRQGDLDGRGQLTEKGLLIFCDYMMATAIDQIDYINSLLDLSELRKRIDAYVSARNDHRVPGIQGELKPIASLILHTAFMYGELERSHALELCGMPDRSARRLLSQLKSDGLLSDTSNRSSLRWEIPEHAEPWYFPNLAPQV from the coding sequence ATGTCTGACTCAATTTTAAATTTAACACCTTTTGTGCCTAGCGATATTGCATTGCAGGCATCGTCGCTGCCTGATCAGGCAACACAGCTAAACCGATTGTCGGCTCAGCTAACTGGGCGTTTAGCCAAACCGGCTCAAGCCACACTTGAGCGTTATATGAGGGTAATTAATTCCTATTATTCTAATTTGATTGAGGGCAATGCCACACGACCGCATGAGATTAGAGCGGCACATAGTGGTCAATACAGTAGCGATCCAGCAAAACGCGATCTACAAAAGGAGTCTGTTGCGCATATGGCGGTACAACAGTGGTTACAAAATCAATCGCCGGATTTAACTGAGGTATTTAGCCCAAGCTTTATTAAACAAGTGCATGCGCGGTTTTACCAGCAATTGCCCGAAAGCTTATGGGATGTAAAAGACCAACAAGGCCAAGTTCTAGGTAGAGTCGTTCCTGGAGAATGGCGTAGCCAACCGGTAATTGTGGGTAGGCATGTGCCGCCTAAGGCTAATGATATTTCGGCTTTAATTAGTTCGTTTAGTGACACCTATGGCTCAGGTCGATTTAAAGGCGACCAACGATTAATTGCGATTATGGCTGCACATCATCGCTTTGCTTGGATTCATCCATTTCTAGATGGTAATGGCCGAGTAGGTCGACTAATAACCGACGCAGCACTAAAAGCGGCAGGGCTTGAAAGTTATGGCGTGTGGTGCCTAAGCCGAGGGTTGGCAAAGAGAACTGGTGACTATAAACAGTTACTGGCGTCGGCTGATATAACAAGGCAGGGCGATTTGGATGGGCGCGGCCAGTTAACTGAAAAAGGCTTGCTTATATTTTGCGATTATATGATGGCCACCGCCATTGATCAGATCGACTATATTAATAGCTTGCTTGATTTGTCTGAGCTGCGAAAACGAATAGACGCATATGTTAGCGCTCGGAATGATCATCGTGTGCCGGGTATTCAAGGCGAGCTTAAACCGATTGCAAGCTTGATATTGCATACGGCTTTTATGTATGGCGAGTTAGAGCGATCTCATGCGTTAGAGCTCTGTGGAATGCCTGATCGCTCAGCTAGAAGACTATTAAGCCAATTAAAAAGCGATGGTTTATTAAGTGATACTAGCAATCGATCATCACTGCGCTGGGAAATACCTGAACATGCAGAGCCATGGTATTTTCCAAACTTAGCGCCACAGGTTTAA
- a CDS encoding type I restriction-modification system subunit M has product MSVGSNNLAAAIWSLADLLRGDFKQSQYGRIILPFALLRRLECVLEASKENVLAEYQNVQKMQVSEEAQEKLILRATDNLSFFNTSKMDLSKLGEAGIKDNLESYIQGFSKDARQIFEYFKFAEFIGELSDANLLYKVVQKVRTMDLSLKAVSNHDMGLVFEELIRRFAESSNETAGEHFTPRDIVRLTTALVFLEDDDALTKPGIIRTIYDPTAGTGGFLSSGMEYVHELNPQAVMRAFGQELNPESYAICKADMLIKGQDVSNIKLGNTLSNDQLYADKFDYMLSNPPFGVDWKKIEETIKDENKLKGFEGRFGPGLPRVSDGSLLFLLHLISKLRDESEGGGRIGIILNGSPLFTGGAGSGESEIRRYILEADLLETIVALPTDMFYNTGIATYIWVLSNKKSNERKGKVQLINGVNLYAKMRKSLGSKRKEIDADDVAIITRAFGGFEAIDARELDKPAEQKSNRGRQSANPKEETAKTFASKIFANHEFGYRRITIERPLRESYKFNDERIAALRFAPKPLNAPMQWIYETYGADWSDDPSCQYYGMLAEHAVDIRIHLKANFSELKEAKIKDLLNSEIWLAQKHVLLKAKQLQQQIGTEQFNDMNGYEASLKTACKAQEINLDAKEKKQITAAVSWKNPEAKKVIKKIHKSTAANPLYGLFDVGDQTIEYKPDSDLRDYENVALDPSQSVNNLNEAYFKKEVQPHVPDAWIDASKTDEQDQEVGIVGYEIPFNRHFYQYQPPRDLAEIDADLDAVSSEIMNLLQQVHS; this is encoded by the coding sequence ATGAGCGTAGGTTCAAATAATTTAGCGGCCGCCATATGGTCATTGGCCGATTTGCTGCGTGGCGATTTCAAGCAAAGTCAATACGGGCGTATTATTTTGCCCTTTGCACTGCTACGCCGCTTGGAATGCGTGCTTGAGGCAAGTAAAGAAAATGTACTTGCCGAATATCAGAATGTTCAAAAGATGCAGGTGTCAGAAGAAGCGCAAGAAAAACTAATTCTGCGCGCCACAGATAACCTATCATTTTTTAATACCTCAAAAATGGATTTGAGCAAGTTGGGCGAGGCCGGCATTAAAGATAATTTGGAGTCTTACATTCAAGGCTTTTCAAAAGATGCTCGCCAGATTTTTGAATACTTTAAATTTGCCGAATTTATTGGCGAGTTAAGCGATGCCAATTTGCTTTATAAAGTGGTCCAGAAAGTTCGCACAATGGACCTTAGCCTTAAGGCTGTATCTAACCATGATATGGGCTTGGTGTTTGAAGAGCTGATTCGGCGTTTTGCAGAGAGTTCGAATGAAACTGCCGGTGAGCACTTTACCCCGCGCGACATTGTTCGCTTAACCACTGCTTTAGTCTTTTTGGAAGACGACGACGCGCTTACCAAGCCAGGCATTATTCGTACTATCTATGATCCCACGGCGGGTACTGGCGGCTTTCTATCATCGGGTATGGAATATGTGCATGAGTTAAATCCACAAGCGGTGATGCGGGCCTTTGGTCAAGAGCTTAATCCAGAAAGTTACGCTATCTGTAAGGCCGATATGCTGATTAAAGGCCAAGACGTTAGCAACATTAAGCTTGGTAATACACTGTCTAATGATCAGCTCTACGCAGACAAATTCGACTACATGCTATCCAACCCACCGTTTGGCGTGGATTGGAAAAAAATTGAAGAAACCATCAAAGACGAAAACAAGTTAAAAGGATTTGAAGGCCGCTTTGGCCCAGGCTTACCTCGCGTATCAGATGGTTCGCTACTATTCCTATTACACTTAATTAGTAAATTACGTGATGAATCCGAGGGCGGTGGCCGAATCGGCATTATCCTTAACGGCTCACCGTTATTCACGGGCGGAGCCGGTTCAGGTGAGTCTGAGATCCGTCGCTATATTCTCGAGGCGGACCTATTAGAAACCATCGTCGCGTTACCCACTGACATGTTTTACAACACTGGCATTGCGACCTACATTTGGGTGTTGTCCAATAAAAAATCCAACGAGCGCAAAGGCAAAGTGCAATTGATTAACGGTGTTAATCTGTATGCCAAAATGCGTAAGTCGCTCGGCTCCAAACGCAAAGAGATAGACGCCGACGATGTGGCCATTATTACCCGCGCCTTTGGTGGGTTTGAGGCAATCGATGCACGCGAGTTAGATAAACCCGCTGAGCAAAAAAGTAACCGTGGTCGTCAATCAGCTAACCCCAAAGAGGAAACAGCCAAAACCTTTGCCAGCAAAATATTTGCTAACCATGAATTTGGTTACCGCCGCATTACTATTGAGCGCCCCTTACGCGAAAGTTATAAGTTTAACGATGAGCGTATAGCCGCATTACGCTTTGCGCCCAAGCCACTTAACGCGCCAATGCAATGGATTTATGAAACCTATGGTGCCGATTGGTCAGACGACCCAAGCTGCCAATACTATGGCATGCTCGCCGAGCATGCCGTGGATATTCGCATACATCTGAAAGCCAATTTCAGCGAGCTGAAAGAAGCCAAAATAAAAGACCTACTAAACAGTGAAATTTGGCTGGCTCAAAAACACGTTTTACTTAAAGCCAAGCAATTGCAGCAGCAAATCGGCACCGAACAGTTTAACGATATGAATGGCTACGAGGCCAGTCTAAAAACCGCCTGCAAAGCGCAGGAGATCAACCTAGATGCTAAGGAGAAAAAACAAATTACCGCTGCGGTTAGTTGGAAGAATCCTGAAGCCAAAAAAGTTATTAAAAAAATCCATAAAAGTACCGCAGCTAATCCGCTGTATGGCCTGTTCGATGTGGGTGATCAAACAATCGAATACAAACCCGATTCCGACCTGCGTGATTATGAAAATGTGGCGCTTGACCCATCGCAGTCAGTGAATAATTTAAATGAGGCTTACTTTAAAAAAGAGGTGCAACCGCATGTGCCAGATGCTTGGATTGATGCCAGTAAAACCGACGAGCAAGATCAAGAAGTCGGCATTGTTGGCTATGAAATCCCATTTAACCGGCATTTTTATCAGTATCAGCCGCCTAGGGATTTAGCGGAGATTGATGCCGATTTGGATGCGGTGAGCAGCGAAATTATGAATCTGCTGCAACAGGTGCATTCGTAA